Proteins encoded together in one Lachnospiraceae bacterium JLR.KK008 window:
- a CDS encoding methyl-accepting chemotaxis protein has translation MDKATGYTIEAGEKMDQLITATQNIDQSSAQIVTVTKTIEDIAYRTNILALNASIEAARVGELGKGFSVVAESVRELAAKSTEAAQNTTDLVSHSIEDVKAGTESTNLAVSAMKVINDCIQTIKTLMDEISTASNQQSEMIILVENGIKEISNVVQSNSAAAIESATVSKELSDQARTLNDLLSQFRI, from the coding sequence GTGGATAAGGCCACCGGCTACACAATCGAAGCCGGTGAAAAAATGGACCAACTGATAACAGCTACCCAAAATATTGACCAGTCTTCCGCGCAGATCGTTACTGTTACCAAGACGATCGAAGATATTGCCTACCGCACCAATATTCTGGCGCTGAACGCCTCCATTGAAGCGGCACGTGTCGGTGAATTGGGAAAAGGGTTTTCCGTCGTTGCAGAATCGGTGCGTGAGCTGGCTGCCAAATCAACGGAAGCGGCCCAAAACACGACCGATCTTGTCAGCCATTCCATTGAAGATGTAAAGGCAGGAACAGAATCCACCAATCTCGCCGTCTCCGCAATGAAAGTCATCAACGACTGTATCCAGACGATCAAAACATTGATGGATGAGATCTCAACAGCCAGCAACCAGCAGTCTGAAATGATCATCCTCGTGGAAAACGGCATTAAGGAAATCTCCAATGTTGTTCAATCAAATTCTGCCGCTGCAATAGAAAGTGCTACCGTCTCCAAAGAGCTGTCTGACCAGGCACGGACGTTGAACGACCTGCTCAGCCAGTTCCGTATCTGA